CAATATTCTTATTACGGCGATCGGTGTCAGTCTTTTCCTCGAGTACGGTGGCCAAGTGGTATTCGGCGCCGACCCGAAGGTATTCCCTGAGGTGATGAAGGACTTTGTTCTTTTCAACATCGGCTCTGTCGAACTGAAATCTTTTGACGTCACTGTTTTGGTGGTCAGCTTGATCGCGATGCTGGGCTTGCAGTTTCTTATTCACAAAACCAAAATCGGCAAAGCCATGCGCGCCGTAAGCAGCAATGCTTCTGTAGCAAGTCTTCTTGGAATGAATCCCGATCGCATTATTGCTTTTACGTTTATCGTTGGCTCTGCGCTCGCAGGTGTCGGCAGCGTGCTTGTCGGAATGAAGTATCCAAAAATCGATCCTTTGATGGGAATGATGATTGGCCTTAAAGCTTTCGTTGCGGCGGTGCTTGGTGGTATCGGCAACGTCGGCGGCGCTGTTCTTGGCGCTCTTATCATGGGCCTTTCTGAAGAGATGGTCGTCGCGTATATTTCAAGTACGTACCGCGACGCTTTGGCATTCGGTATTCTTATTGTTATTTTGATTTTTAAACCCGCAGGCCTCTTGGGCAAATACACAGTGGAGAAGGTGTGATGAAGTTTCTCAAAATGCCTCTTCTTGCATTAGCAGGTCTTTCCGTTTTAGGTCTTATCTTTGATTTCGGCTTTAACGCTTATATTCAACTGACTTTGCTCTTCGTTCTGGTGAACTGCCTGATGTCGATGAGCTTAAATTTGGTCAATGGCTACACGGGGCAGTTTTCCTTGGGCCACGCGGGCTTCATGGCTATTGGAGCTTACTTCTCCGCTTACGCCAACACCCATTGGGATATTCTTCCGCCGTCTTTGCAATACATTGAATTTTTCGTTTGGGCAGCGGGAGCCGGTCTTACTGCCGCAGCAGCAGGATTCCTTGTCGGTCTGCCTTCCCTTCGTTTAAAGGGTGACTATCTTGCGATTGTGACGTTGGGTTTTGGTGAAATTATTCGTGTTGCCCTTTTGAACATGGATTTCCTTGGTGGACCGCGCGGCTACTCTGGTATTCCAGGATTTGGTTCCTTCCTATTCTCGTTCATCTTCGCTTCTTTGTGGGGCGTGATCTGCTTCTTCACGATCTGGCGCGTGATGCACTCGACATACGGTCGCGGCTTTTTGTCGGTGCGTGAAGATGAAATCGCTGCAGAGGCCATGGGTATTAACACAACAAAAATGAAAGTACGCGCCTTTGTTCTTTCCAGTTTCTTTGCAGGCGTTGCTGGCGCTTTGTTCGCACACTTCACGAACTTCATCAATCCGTCTTCTTTCACGTTCTTGCAAAGTGTGAATGCCGTCATCATGGTGGTCTTAGGCGGCATGGGTTCTATGACGGGCTCTATCGTCGCCGCATTTCTGATTACTGCGTTGCCGGAAGTTTTACGCCCCCTGCAGGATTTGACAGGCGTCGACTTGCGCATGGTGATTTATTCATTGGCTTTGATTCTTGTGATGATCTTGCGTCCTAAAGGCCTTTTCGGAGATCTTGAACTCACTGATGTTTGGAGAAAATATGTCCGACGTTCTGCTTGAGGCACACAAGATCACCATGCAGTTCGGCGGCCTTAAAGCCGTCGATTCTTTGCAATTCCAGATCAAAAAAGGTCAGCTTGCCGGTTTGATCGGACCGAATGGTGCCGGCAAGACCACGGTTTTTAATATGCTCACGGGCGTCTATCAACCCACTTCAGGCGAAGTGCTGTTGGAAGGAAAGTCTTTGAAAGGTTTAAAACCTTACGAGATTTCTCACCGTGGTGTGACTCGCACATTTCAAAACATTCGTCTTTTTAAGGGTCTCACCGTTTTAGACAACGTTCTTGTCGGCAGCCACCAGCACGTTCGTTACGGATTGTTCGATACGCTTTTGCAAAACTCCCGCTTCAAAAAAACCGAAATCGAGTTGCAGGATAAAGCAATGTCCTTGCTTAAGATTTTCCACTTGGACGAGAAAGCACACAAACCCGCAGGCGCCTTACCCTATGGTGAACAACGCAAACTTGAAATTATTCGCGCCCTCGCAACAGACCCTAAGATTATCCTGCTTGATGAACCCGCTGCCGGAATGAACCATTCGGAGACCCATCATTTGATGGAAACCATCGCGAAAATCCGTCAGCAGTTCAACCTCACGGTCTTGTTAATCGAACACGATATGAAACTGGTCATGGGTATCTGTGAAAACATCATCGTGCTTGATCACGGCGTAAAGATCGAAGAAGGCGCGCCGGCAAAAGTCCAAAGCTCACAGAAAGTTATCGAAGCTTATCTTGGCGTGGAGGAAGCAGAATGAGTTCTCCTCTTTTAACCGTTGAAAATCTGGAAGTTCGCTACGGTTCCATTCAAGCTTTGAAAGGCATCAGCTTTAACGTACATCAGGGCGAAATCGTTTCTTTGATCGGCGCTAACGGTGCGGGAAAAACAACCACTCTGCGCGCGATATCGGGCCTTGTTCCGTGTGCCTCGGGACAAATCTCTTTTGGCGAGCACAATCTGCTAACGGTCCCTGTGCATAAACGTGTTGGACTGGGACTGGCGCAGTCCCCGGAAGGTCGCGGCGTTTTTCCTCAGATGAGCGTTTTAGAAAATTTGGAATTAGGTGCCTATTCGCGCAAGGATAAAGCGGGCATTAAGGCGGATCTGGAAATGTGCTTCACATTGTTTCCGCGCATGAAAGAACGTGTTTCGCAAATGGCGGGAACTCTTTCAGGCGGAGAACAGCAAATGCTCGCGATCTGTCGCGCTTTGATGTGTCATCCGAAAATGCTTTTGTTAGACGAGCCTTCGTTAGGCCTGGCTCCGTTGATCGTCGCGCAGATTTTTGAAATTGTAAAAAAACTGAATCAAGAGGGTATGACTATTCTTTTGGTGGAGCAAAATGCCCGAATGGCGCTGAAGATTTCACACCGAGCCTACGTTTTAGAAACCGGCCGTATCGTGATGCAAGATTCGGCCCAGAATCTTTTGAATAACGACGAAGTTCGCAAATCCTATCTGGGCGTTTAAATCTACGCCCGGTTTTTATCGACGACGGCTCCCAAGATCAATAAGAAGGCAAACAAACGAATCACGAAAATATACGTGTGCACTTCGTTTTGAATTTGAATAAATAAAAAGAACCATCTTTCAATCGCGAGTAAAAAGAAAGCTGCTGCGAAAATCGCAAAAAAACGATCTCGGGTTTTTCGCCAGAACTTCAAAAAGAACAGACCGGCGATCACCGAAGCCATCATCACCGCACCGTAAACGAAATTGTTTAGATCGACTTTATCCATATTACACCGTATCCCAAATCAAACCGTAAAGAAGAACAAACATAGCAATCAAAGACGAGAACGCCCGCACGGTCGTCAGGTCATAGTTAGGTCCCAGGCTGAAATCGATGGACAGAAGAATATTGTTTACGGCGATGCCGACGAAGCACAGACTGCTCCACAGAAGAAGTCGGGTTCGATTCGATCTATAGGCGCGCAACAGAACGATGGCGACCCCAAGACTCATCAGCGAACAAAGCATATAGACAAAATAAACCATTCTGCTAATCCTTCTTAATTTTAAACGCGTTCGCAAAATCGCGAATGCTATCCATGGGTTGAGCGTAAATACTATTAATGAGACTCGAGCGGCGATTATTGTAAAGAAACTCAAGCTCCGAGAGCATTTTGTTGTCTTCAGGATTTTCCGTGAGGCGAAAACTTCCCTGGCGATCGCCGGGTATAACAAGTTTCGAATCGACAAGCTCTCCCAGTTGAAGAGAAGCGTAAGAATTGTTTGTGCGCATTTCTCCGCTCAGCTCTTCTGCAGTCCAAGAACGTTGCGGATTACGTTTCATCAAAAGAAGAAGTTCTAGCAGAGAGACAGAAGAAATATATTTTTTAATAAATTCCCGCACCTCAAAAGGGATTTCATTCAGCACTGCGCTCTCCCTCCTTAGGTTTCTTCGGACTGAATTTAACCAAGTGCTCAATCAAGCTATTAAATTCGACGGGCTTTGAAAGATGATCGTCACATCCTGCCTCAATGCTTTTATCGCGCTCTTCGTTCAGCGCGTGCGCCGTCAAGGCGATGATCGGTGTTTTATATCCTTGCTGACGTAAACGTTTGGTCGCTTCGTAACCGTCCAATTTCGGCATTTGAATATCCATAAGAACAGCATCAAATTTTCCCGCAAGTGCTTTCGCAACACCTTCGTAGCCGTCATTGGCGACTTCCACCGTCGCCCCCGCTAAATTCAGGAAGTGCACCATCAGCGCCTGATTGTCGACGACGTCTTCCACAAGAAGAATGCGCATGCCTTTAAGACGCTCATCTCCTCTTTTCGGAAAATTCTTGGTCTTGCGTTTCACGGCCACAGAAAGATTATCGACAAAGGACGTATCTGAAAGAGCCGGAGCATCCACCTGAATCAAAAACTCACTGCCTTTGCCTTGTTCGCTTCGCAGTAAGGAGATGTCGCCCCCCATGGCTCGCGCGAGCTGGCGCGACAACGCCAAGCCCAATCCGGTTCCGCCAAATTTTCTTGTCGTTGAGCTGTCTTCTTGCATGAACGGTTGAAACAGGCGATGCGCGTGCTCCGCAGATACACCGACACCGGTGTCGATGATTCGAAACTCCATTTTATCCCGTGCCTCCGCGCTTTCCTTAGCGTGCCATGCGACGTTGATCACGACGGAGCCCTTTTGCGTGAATTTTATGGCATTGCCTATGAGGTTTAGAAGAATTTGCCGTAGGCGCGTCGGATCGGAAATGATCGTACGCGGGATCTCCGTATCAAGACCGAAACGCAACTCTAATCCCTTGTCTGCGGCTTGCAGTTGCAGCAAGTTTTTTAAATCATCAAGAAGTGTCGGGACATTCACTTCAACTTTTTCAATTTGCATGTGGCCCGACTCCACCTTGGAGATATCCAAGATCTCGTCAATGATCTTAAGCAGCTGACTCGCGTTTCTTTGCACTGTATGAATGCACTCGATTCTTTCTTCCGCCGTTTGGTAAGGATCCAGCATCAACTCCGTGAATCCTAAAATCGCATTCATCGGAGTACGAATCTCATGGCTCATATTCGCAAGGAAACTTGTTTTTGAAACACTCGCGGCTTTGGCTTCCTTCTCCGCCTTGATAAGCTTCATTTCGGTGATTTTGCGATCATTAATGTCAGTGCAGGTTCCCAGCCAGCTTGCAACCTGTCCCATCTGATTTATTTCTGCAACGGTCTTGACCCAAAACCAGTGGTATTCTCCTTTGGCATTGCGAACTTTAAGTTCCGCCTCAAAAGCACGGCCGTCGGTCATCGAATCCATCCAGCATTTCAAAAAACTTTTAAGGTCTTCCGAATCTATCGCTGAATGCCATCCGTTACCGGAACTCTGCTCTAAAGAAAGACCAGTATAATCAATCCATCCCTTATTCACATAATCGAGCATGCCATCATTACGTGCCCGCCATACCATGTGCGGAATCGCATCAGCCAGAGCTCGATATCTTTTAAGACTTTCGTTTTCCAGTTCCGTCAGGCGTAAGTACCGCTCTCTTCGTTCACTTTCGCGGATTTTCTCGGCTTGATCTTCAAGCTGCCGTGACTTTCGGAATAGCTCCATAAAGACACTGACTTTGGCGCGCAAAATCTGTGGCTCAAAAGGTTTGAAAATATAATCGACAGCGCCCGCCTCGTATCCGCGGTAGATATAACGGTCATCTTTATTGATCGCCGTAACAAAAATAATCGGTGTCAGTCGGTACTTTTCATTTTGACGAATACGAATGGCCGTTTCAAAACCATCCATTTCGGGCATTTGCACATCGAGCAGAATCACGCCAAAATCATAGTGACTTAAAAGCTCCAAGGCTTCGCGTCCTGATTGGGCTTTAACGAGATTGATGTCAGGCATATCCAGAACGGCCTCAAGAGCAATGAGGCCGTCAATCCTGTCATCAACAATCAGTA
This region of Bdellovibrio sp. 22V genomic DNA includes:
- a CDS encoding branched-chain amino acid ABC transporter permease, yielding MQDFIQHIINGISLGSIYALIALGYTMVYGILKMINFAHSDVYMVGAFAAYYVARFFGIEANPGLPTLITLLVASMVVCSLLGLAIERLAYRPLRSSPKLNILITAIGVSLFLEYGGQVVFGADPKVFPEVMKDFVLFNIGSVELKSFDVTVLVVSLIAMLGLQFLIHKTKIGKAMRAVSSNASVASLLGMNPDRIIAFTFIVGSALAGVGSVLVGMKYPKIDPLMGMMIGLKAFVAAVLGGIGNVGGAVLGALIMGLSEEMVVAYISSTYRDALAFGILIVILIFKPAGLLGKYTVEKV
- a CDS encoding branched-chain amino acid ABC transporter permease, producing MKFLKMPLLALAGLSVLGLIFDFGFNAYIQLTLLFVLVNCLMSMSLNLVNGYTGQFSLGHAGFMAIGAYFSAYANTHWDILPPSLQYIEFFVWAAGAGLTAAAAGFLVGLPSLRLKGDYLAIVTLGFGEIIRVALLNMDFLGGPRGYSGIPGFGSFLFSFIFASLWGVICFFTIWRVMHSTYGRGFLSVREDEIAAEAMGINTTKMKVRAFVLSSFFAGVAGALFAHFTNFINPSSFTFLQSVNAVIMVVLGGMGSMTGSIVAAFLITALPEVLRPLQDLTGVDLRMVIYSLALILVMILRPKGLFGDLELTDVWRKYVRRSA
- a CDS encoding ABC transporter ATP-binding protein gives rise to the protein MSDVLLEAHKITMQFGGLKAVDSLQFQIKKGQLAGLIGPNGAGKTTVFNMLTGVYQPTSGEVLLEGKSLKGLKPYEISHRGVTRTFQNIRLFKGLTVLDNVLVGSHQHVRYGLFDTLLQNSRFKKTEIELQDKAMSLLKIFHLDEKAHKPAGALPYGEQRKLEIIRALATDPKIILLDEPAAGMNHSETHHLMETIAKIRQQFNLTVLLIEHDMKLVMGICENIIVLDHGVKIEEGAPAKVQSSQKVIEAYLGVEEAE
- a CDS encoding ABC transporter ATP-binding protein, which encodes MSSPLLTVENLEVRYGSIQALKGISFNVHQGEIVSLIGANGAGKTTTLRAISGLVPCASGQISFGEHNLLTVPVHKRVGLGLAQSPEGRGVFPQMSVLENLELGAYSRKDKAGIKADLEMCFTLFPRMKERVSQMAGTLSGGEQQMLAICRALMCHPKMLLLDEPSLGLAPLIVAQIFEIVKKLNQEGMTILLVEQNARMALKISHRAYVLETGRIVMQDSAQNLLNNDEVRKSYLGV
- a CDS encoding DUF5985 family protein, which encodes MDKVDLNNFVYGAVMMASVIAGLFFLKFWRKTRDRFFAIFAAAFFLLAIERWFFLFIQIQNEVHTYIFVIRLFAFLLILGAVVDKNRA
- a CDS encoding DUF5985 family protein produces the protein MVYFVYMLCSLMSLGVAIVLLRAYRSNRTRLLLWSSLCFVGIAVNNILLSIDFSLGPNYDLTTVRAFSSLIAMFVLLYGLIWDTV
- a CDS encoding response regulator is translated as MPNKQNPVDILIVDDRIDGLIALEAVLDMPDINLVKAQSGREALELLSHYDFGVILLDVQMPEMDGFETAIRIRQNEKYRLTPIIFVTAINKDDRYIYRGYEAGAVDYIFKPFEPQILRAKVSVFMELFRKSRQLEDQAEKIRESERRERYLRLTELENESLKRYRALADAIPHMVWRARNDGMLDYVNKGWIDYTGLSLEQSSGNGWHSAIDSEDLKSFLKCWMDSMTDGRAFEAELKVRNAKGEYHWFWVKTVAEINQMGQVASWLGTCTDINDRKITEMKLIKAEKEAKAASVSKTSFLANMSHEIRTPMNAILGFTELMLDPYQTAEERIECIHTVQRNASQLLKIIDEILDISKVESGHMQIEKVEVNVPTLLDDLKNLLQLQAADKGLELRFGLDTEIPRTIISDPTRLRQILLNLIGNAIKFTQKGSVVINVAWHAKESAEARDKMEFRIIDTGVGVSAEHAHRLFQPFMQEDSSTTRKFGGTGLGLALSRQLARAMGGDISLLRSEQGKGSEFLIQVDAPALSDTSFVDNLSVAVKRKTKNFPKRGDERLKGMRILLVEDVVDNQALMVHFLNLAGATVEVANDGYEGVAKALAGKFDAVLMDIQMPKLDGYEATKRLRQQGYKTPIIALTAHALNEERDKSIEAGCDDHLSKPVEFNSLIEHLVKFSPKKPKEGERSAE